From the Sphingomonas phyllosphaerae 5.2 genome, one window contains:
- a CDS encoding family 43 glycosylhydrolase, which translates to MPLQPTDGGRRRRIVAAGNVGDPRTGAVATIELDTLPVDADVATALTRRFDRVVNITAEVTPQTIAPRQATVLRNSRATLRYSDGSTATRAVDWDVADVARLDRPGRYLVHGTVRQRAYPQIFAYNRADPDIFRWKRDGRVRYLLVATDDTNNGNVASPHLPLRIADTIADLADDHGGRAREIDLLNRRTRRDRTVEGRVIAGCYWAPELHEIGGKLSILFAPCFNPEDDQSNEGGAWLRVESHIIQLRDGGDPANPADWSQPAAIRKADGTPLGRAEMPANISLDMSFFTVGGQSYYTWSQRYLAGPSPLGDPLTWIAKVDPTRPTRLAGAPAPIIAPDTSVEENLAEGAFALRQNGRLTLVYSSSGVSPTYVVNGISAPVDADLTRIDSWRKWQAPLQKSMSMPEGVTDYRRYEQGPGHGAFTTDEDGNELYVYHTWGNGVGGDGRDARVRRLHWAADGRPLLDMTADEEVAPANRRVAMTVTVR; encoded by the coding sequence ATGCCTCTTCAACCGACAGACGGTGGCCGGCGCCGCCGGATCGTCGCGGCCGGCAACGTCGGCGATCCTCGCACAGGCGCTGTCGCCACCATCGAGCTCGACACGCTGCCGGTCGACGCCGACGTGGCGACCGCGCTTACCCGCCGGTTCGATCGCGTCGTCAACATCACCGCCGAGGTCACGCCGCAGACGATTGCGCCACGACAGGCCACCGTGCTGCGCAACTCGCGCGCGACGTTGCGCTATTCCGACGGTTCCACCGCCACCCGCGCGGTCGACTGGGATGTCGCCGACGTAGCGCGCCTCGATCGCCCCGGCCGGTATCTGGTCCACGGCACCGTCCGGCAGCGCGCCTACCCACAGATCTTCGCCTACAACCGTGCCGATCCCGACATCTTTCGCTGGAAACGCGACGGGCGGGTCCGCTACCTCTTGGTCGCCACCGACGACACGAACAACGGCAACGTCGCCTCGCCGCATCTACCGCTCCGCATCGCCGACACGATCGCCGACCTCGCCGACGATCATGGTGGCCGCGCCCGCGAGATCGACTTGCTCAACCGCCGCACCCGCCGCGACCGCACCGTCGAGGGCCGCGTCATCGCCGGCTGCTATTGGGCCCCCGAACTGCATGAGATCGGCGGCAAACTCTCGATCCTGTTCGCCCCGTGCTTCAACCCTGAGGATGATCAGTCGAACGAAGGCGGTGCCTGGCTGCGCGTCGAGTCGCATATCATCCAGTTGCGCGACGGCGGTGATCCCGCGAACCCCGCCGACTGGTCGCAACCGGCGGCAATCCGCAAGGCCGACGGCACTCCGCTCGGCCGTGCGGAGATGCCCGCCAACATCAGCCTCGACATGTCCTTCTTCACGGTCGGCGGTCAGAGCTATTACACTTGGTCGCAGCGCTATCTGGCGGGTCCAAGCCCACTCGGTGACCCGCTGACATGGATCGCGAAGGTTGACCCCACCCGCCCGACCCGCCTGGCAGGAGCGCCGGCCCCGATCATCGCGCCCGACACGTCGGTCGAGGAGAACCTGGCCGAGGGCGCCTTCGCGCTCCGACAGAACGGGCGACTCACGCTCGTGTACTCCAGCTCCGGTGTTAGCCCGACCTATGTCGTCAACGGCATCTCCGCACCCGTCGACGCCGATCTCACGCGGATCGATTCATGGCGAAAATGGCAGGCCCCCCTCCAGAAAAGCATGTCGATGCCCGAAGGCGTTACCGACTATCGCCGCTACGAACAGGGACCGGGCCATGGCGCCTTCACCACCGATGAGGACGGTAACGAACTCTACGTCTATCATACGTGGGGCAACGGCGTCGGCGGCGACGGCCGCGACGCGCGCGTCCGTCGCCTGCACTGGGCCGCCGACGGTCGCCCGCTGCTCGACATGACGGCCGACGAGGAAGTCGCCCCCGCCAATCGCCGGGTCGCTATGACGGTGACCGTCCGCTAG
- the pncB gene encoding nicotinate phosphoribosyltransferase, with protein sequence MVYTDIATRTWDHGWRLDPIVRSLLDTDFYKLLMLQLIWRRHRDTTATFALINRTRTVRLAEVIDQGELRAQLDHARGLRFTKKELIWLAGNSFYGEARMFAPDFLAWLAAFQLPEYDLRQVDGQFELRFEGPWTDTTMWEIPALAIVNELRARAALRGKGRFTLDVLYARAKAKLWDKVERLRELPELALSDFGTRRRHGFLWQRWCVEALKEGLGPRFIGTSNVLLAMDHDLEAIGTNAHELPMVAAALAPDDATLASAPYRVLDEWRQAYGGNLLIALPDAFGSAAFLRDAPDWVADWTGFRPDSAPSVEAGERIIAWWRAHGRDPREKLLIFSDGMDVDSIAATYRHFNGRVRTSFGWGTNLTNDFRGCDPEGAAGLEPISLVCKVVSANDRPAVKLSDNPEKATGAPEEIARYLRVFGDAERQAVPVAV encoded by the coding sequence ATGGTCTATACCGACATTGCGACGCGCACCTGGGATCATGGCTGGCGGCTCGATCCGATCGTGCGCAGCCTGCTCGATACCGATTTCTACAAATTGCTCATGCTTCAGCTGATCTGGCGCCGGCATCGCGACACGACCGCGACCTTCGCGCTGATCAACCGCACGCGAACGGTGCGGCTGGCCGAGGTGATCGACCAGGGTGAGCTGCGCGCGCAGCTCGATCATGCACGCGGGCTGAGGTTCACGAAGAAGGAGCTGATCTGGCTGGCGGGTAACAGCTTTTACGGCGAGGCGCGGATGTTCGCGCCCGACTTCCTAGCGTGGCTCGCCGCTTTCCAACTCCCCGAGTACGACCTGCGGCAGGTCGACGGGCAATTCGAGCTGCGGTTCGAGGGGCCATGGACCGACACCACGATGTGGGAAATCCCGGCGCTGGCGATCGTCAACGAGCTGCGCGCGCGGGCGGCGCTGCGTGGGAAGGGGCGGTTCACGCTCGACGTGCTGTATGCGCGCGCGAAGGCGAAACTGTGGGACAAGGTCGAGCGGCTGCGCGAACTGCCCGAACTTGCCTTGTCCGATTTCGGGACGCGGCGGCGGCACGGCTTTCTGTGGCAGCGTTGGTGTGTCGAGGCGCTGAAGGAGGGGCTGGGTCCGCGATTCATCGGCACGTCGAACGTACTGCTGGCGATGGACCATGACCTGGAGGCGATCGGAACCAACGCGCACGAATTGCCGATGGTCGCTGCCGCGCTCGCACCCGATGACGCCACGTTGGCGAGCGCGCCGTACCGCGTGCTCGACGAATGGCGGCAGGCCTATGGCGGCAACCTGCTGATCGCGCTTCCGGATGCGTTCGGTAGTGCGGCGTTCCTGCGCGATGCGCCGGATTGGGTTGCGGACTGGACCGGCTTTCGTCCGGACAGCGCGCCGTCGGTCGAGGCGGGTGAGCGGATCATTGCATGGTGGCGCGCGCATGGCCGCGATCCGCGCGAGAAATTGTTGATCTTCTCCGATGGCATGGACGTGGATTCGATCGCAGCGACGTATCGCCATTTCAATGGGCGCGTGCGGACCAGCTTCGGCTGGGGTACGAACCTGACCAACGACTTCAGGGGCTGCGATCCGGAAGGCGCTGCGGGGCTGGAGCCGATCTCGCTGGTCTGCAAGGTGGTGAGCGCGAATGACCGGCCGGCAGTGAAGCTGTCGGACAATCCCGAGAAGGCGACGGGAGCGCCGGAGGAGATCGCTCGCTACCTCCGCGTGTTCGGCGATGCCGAGCGACAAGCGGTGCCGGTGGCCGTCTGA
- a CDS encoding Hsp70 family protein — MSREPAIPALGLDFGTTNTVVAQADGAGDARLIEFTGAEATGAVFRSALCFWEDEQGWNGIAHEAGPWAIAEYLQSPLDSRFVQSFKTVAASPLFERATIFNRPMRFEDLGRLLLQKLVRHAGGQLDDRPHRVVVGRPVEYAGARPDAALARRRYDAMLREFGTEVHYVYEPLGAAHSFAARLSEPATILVADFGGGTTDFSLVRVAAPGAVRRCVPLASTGVGIAGDRFDQRIVSQLVLPLLGKGGEYRSFGKVLEIPGGYFNDVADWSRLAMMRNRKTLEELRRLQRDALDPDAIGRMIALVEEEQGFPLYDAVGRLKRALSGAEHAEFAFEGGGVRIAADVARADFERWIADDLVRIEAALDAALVRGGVEAGAVDRVFLTGGSSLIPAIRALFDRRFGAERIATGGELTSIAHGLALIGAEPDITPWAA; from the coding sequence GTGTCACGCGAACCGGCGATACCGGCGCTCGGGCTGGATTTCGGCACCACCAACACCGTCGTCGCGCAAGCCGACGGCGCCGGCGATGCGCGGCTGATCGAGTTTACGGGAGCGGAGGCGACCGGGGCGGTGTTCCGCTCGGCGCTATGCTTCTGGGAAGACGAGCAGGGCTGGAACGGCATCGCGCACGAGGCGGGGCCATGGGCCATCGCCGAATATCTCCAGTCGCCGCTCGACAGCCGCTTCGTCCAGTCATTCAAGACCGTCGCCGCCAGTCCGCTGTTCGAACGCGCGACGATCTTCAACCGCCCGATGCGGTTCGAGGACCTTGGGCGGTTGCTGCTCCAGAAGCTGGTGCGCCATGCCGGCGGGCAGCTCGACGACCGTCCGCACCGCGTCGTCGTAGGACGCCCAGTCGAATATGCCGGCGCGCGTCCCGATGCCGCACTGGCGCGGCGACGCTATGATGCGATGCTGCGCGAGTTCGGGACGGAGGTGCACTACGTCTACGAACCGCTGGGCGCCGCGCACAGCTTTGCCGCACGGCTGAGCGAACCGGCGACGATCCTAGTTGCCGATTTCGGCGGCGGTACGACCGACTTCTCGCTGGTGCGAGTCGCCGCACCCGGCGCGGTGCGCCGCTGCGTTCCACTCGCCTCGACCGGCGTCGGCATCGCAGGCGACCGGTTCGATCAACGGATCGTGTCGCAACTGGTGCTGCCGCTGCTTGGCAAAGGCGGCGAATATCGCTCATTCGGCAAGGTGCTCGAAATACCCGGCGGCTATTTCAACGACGTTGCGGACTGGTCGCGACTCGCGATGATGCGTAACCGCAAGACGCTCGAGGAATTGCGGCGCCTGCAACGCGATGCGCTCGATCCCGATGCGATCGGGCGAATGATCGCGCTGGTCGAGGAAGAGCAGGGCTTTCCGCTCTACGATGCGGTCGGGCGGCTGAAGCGTGCGCTGTCGGGCGCTGAACATGCCGAATTCGCGTTCGAGGGGGGCGGAGTGCGGATCGCGGCGGACGTTGCGCGCGCCGATTTCGAGCGCTGGATCGCCGATGATCTCGTCCGGATCGAGGCCGCCCTGGATGCAGCACTGGTCCGCGGCGGGGTGGAGGCGGGCGCGGTCGATCGCGTGTTCCTGACCGGCGGCTCGTCCCTGATCCCCGCGATCCGCGCGCTGTTCGATCGGCGGTTTGGCGCGGAGCGGATCGCCACCGGCGGCGAGCTGACCTCGATCGCACATGGTCTCGCGCTGATCGGTGCGGAGCCCGACATAACGCCGTGGGCGGCCTGA
- a CDS encoding ArsC family reductase, which translates to MTTTMYGIPNCDTIKKARTWLATQDVPFVLHDYKKAGVDAAALDRWIDAVGWEPLLNRTGTTFRKLPDADKADLDRAKARALMIANPSTIKRPVLVDGGRIEVGFKPERYAALFG; encoded by the coding sequence ATGACGACGACCATGTACGGCATCCCCAATTGCGACACCATCAAGAAGGCGCGCACGTGGCTAGCTACGCAGGACGTCCCGTTCGTCCTTCACGACTACAAGAAAGCGGGCGTCGATGCTGCCGCGCTCGATCGCTGGATCGACGCGGTCGGATGGGAGCCGCTGCTCAATCGCACCGGCACGACGTTCCGCAAGCTGCCCGACGCCGACAAGGCCGATCTGGATCGCGCTAAGGCACGAGCGCTGATGATCGCAAATCCTTCCACGATCAAGCGCCCGGTGCTGGTCGACGGCGGCCGCATCGAGGTCGGGTTCAAGCCCGAACGGTATGCCGCGCTGTTCGGTTGA
- the guaA gene encoding glutamine-hydrolyzing GMP synthase — MEHPDNILIVDFGSQVTQLIARRVREAGVYSEVAPFQSAAEAFARLKPKGVILSGGPASVVDEGSPRAPQAIFDAGVPVLGICYGQQVMNAQLGGRVEKGMSGEFGSAFVQVDQTCALFDGLWQSGDRHQVWMSHGDHVAALAPGFVPVASSPGAPFAITADEERRFYGMQFHPEVVHTPDGAKLIANFARHVCGLTGDWTMAEFRSVKIAEIREQVGGSRVICGLSGGVDSAVAAVLIHEAIGEQLTCVFVDGGILREGEAEQVVGLFRGAYNIPLVHVEAQALFMEGLAGVTDPEAKRKFIGKTFIDVFEAEAKKIGGADFLAQGTLYPDVIESVSFTGGPSVTIKSHHNVGGLPERMNMKLVEPLRELFKDEVRVLGRELGLPDVFVGRHPFPGPGLAIRIPGEVTKERCDILRKADAIYLEEIRNAGLYDTIWQAFAVLLPVRSVGVMGDGRTYDNVLALRAVTSVDGMTAQAFQFPGDFLPRVATRIINEVRGVNRVTYDYTSKPPGTIEWE; from the coding sequence ATGGAGCATCCCGACAACATCCTCATCGTCGATTTCGGCAGCCAGGTGACCCAGCTGATCGCGCGTCGCGTGCGCGAGGCGGGGGTCTATAGCGAGGTCGCGCCCTTCCAGTCCGCCGCCGAGGCGTTCGCCCGGCTCAAGCCGAAGGGCGTGATCCTGTCGGGCGGTCCGGCCTCGGTGGTCGACGAGGGCAGCCCGCGCGCGCCACAGGCGATCTTCGACGCCGGCGTGCCGGTGCTCGGCATCTGTTACGGGCAGCAGGTGATGAATGCGCAGCTTGGCGGGCGCGTCGAAAAGGGCATGTCGGGCGAGTTCGGCTCGGCGTTCGTCCAGGTCGACCAGACCTGCGCGTTGTTCGACGGCCTGTGGCAGTCGGGCGATCGCCACCAGGTGTGGATGAGCCATGGCGATCATGTCGCGGCGCTCGCCCCCGGTTTCGTGCCGGTCGCGTCGTCACCCGGCGCGCCGTTCGCGATCACCGCCGACGAGGAGCGGCGCTTCTACGGGATGCAATTCCATCCGGAGGTGGTCCATACGCCGGACGGTGCGAAGCTGATCGCCAATTTCGCCCGCCATGTCTGCGGGCTGACCGGCGACTGGACGATGGCCGAGTTCCGCAGCGTCAAGATCGCGGAGATCCGCGAGCAGGTCGGCGGCAGCCGCGTGATCTGCGGCCTGTCGGGCGGGGTCGATTCGGCGGTGGCCGCGGTGCTGATCCATGAGGCGATCGGCGAGCAGCTGACCTGCGTGTTCGTCGACGGCGGCATCCTGCGGGAGGGAGAGGCCGAACAGGTCGTCGGCCTGTTCCGCGGCGCGTACAACATCCCGCTGGTCCATGTGGAGGCGCAGGCGCTGTTCATGGAGGGGCTGGCCGGGGTCACCGATCCGGAGGCCAAGCGCAAGTTCATCGGCAAGACCTTCATCGACGTGTTCGAGGCGGAGGCCAAGAAGATCGGTGGCGCGGATTTCCTGGCGCAGGGTACGCTGTATCCCGACGTGATCGAGAGCGTCAGCTTCACCGGCGGCCCGTCGGTGACGATCAAGAGCCATCACAATGTCGGTGGCCTGCCCGAACGAATGAACATGAAGCTGGTGGAGCCGCTGCGCGAATTGTTCAAGGACGAGGTGCGCGTGCTGGGTCGCGAACTGGGCCTGCCCGACGTGTTCGTCGGCCGCCACCCGTTCCCCGGACCGGGTCTGGCGATCCGCATCCCCGGCGAGGTCACCAAGGAGCGGTGCGACATCCTGCGCAAGGCCGATGCGATCTATCTGGAGGAGATTCGCAACGCCGGGTTGTACGACACGATCTGGCAGGCGTTTGCGGTGTTGCTCCCGGTGCGCTCGGTGGGCGTGATGGGCGACGGGCGAACCTATGACAACGTGCTGGCGCTGCGCGCGGTGACGTCGGTGGACGGCATGACGGCACAGGCCTTCCAGTTCCCCGGCGACTTCCTGCCACGGGTGGCGACCCGGATCATCAACGAGGTGCGTGGCGTCAATCGCGTCACTTACGATTACACCTCCAAGCCGCCCGGCACCATCGAGTGGGAATGA
- the map gene encoding type I methionyl aminopeptidase, which translates to MTTIKTPPELALMRESGRLLAQVFGMLDARSLAGMSTLAINDLVEHYIVDELKARPASKGQYDFAYVLNSSINQVVCHGVPDAAEIIRNGDIVNLDITLEKNGFIADSSKTYLVGAVAPAARRLVRVAEEAMWKGIAQVRAGARLGDVGAAIDRHAKQHGYAVVRDFCGHGIGREMHEAPEVLNYGRPGSGAVLQEGMTFTVEPMVNQGTRKVVTIDDGWRVETGDGKLSAQFEHTVAVTATGVEILTLRANEVVPRGVRR; encoded by the coding sequence ATGACGACGATCAAGACACCCCCCGAACTTGCGCTGATGCGTGAATCCGGTCGGCTGCTGGCGCAAGTGTTCGGGATGCTCGATGCGCGATCGCTCGCGGGCATGTCGACGCTGGCGATCAACGATCTCGTCGAGCATTATATCGTCGATGAACTGAAGGCCCGTCCCGCCAGCAAGGGCCAGTATGATTTCGCGTATGTGCTCAACAGCTCGATCAATCAGGTGGTCTGCCACGGCGTGCCTGATGCCGCCGAGATCATCCGCAACGGCGATATCGTGAACCTCGACATCACGCTGGAAAAGAACGGGTTCATCGCTGATTCGAGCAAGACGTACCTGGTCGGTGCGGTCGCGCCTGCGGCGCGGCGGCTGGTGCGCGTGGCGGAGGAAGCGATGTGGAAGGGCATCGCGCAAGTCCGCGCCGGCGCGCGGCTTGGCGATGTCGGCGCGGCGATCGACCGGCACGCCAAGCAGCACGGCTATGCGGTGGTGCGCGATTTCTGCGGGCACGGCATCGGGCGCGAAATGCACGAGGCGCCGGAGGTGCTGAACTATGGCCGCCCGGGCAGTGGCGCCGTGCTGCAAGAGGGCATGACCTTCACGGTCGAGCCGATGGTCAACCAGGGCACGCGCAAGGTCGTCACAATCGACGACGGGTGGCGGGTGGAAACGGGCGACGGCAAGCTCTCCGCGCAGTTCGAGCATACCGTGGCGGTCACCGCGACCGGAGTGGAGATACTGACGCTGCGTGCGAACGAGGTGGTGCCGAGAGGCGTACGCCGCTGA
- a CDS encoding ParD-like family protein, translating to MGIVKIDDLLHEEARRASNVMCRSINAQAEFWMKIGMLAEANPALSFNEIVARERAVASPARAA from the coding sequence GTGGGGATTGTGAAGATTGATGACCTTCTCCATGAGGAAGCCCGGCGCGCGAGCAACGTCATGTGTCGGTCGATCAACGCGCAGGCTGAGTTCTGGATGAAGATCGGGATGCTTGCGGAGGCAAACCCGGCGCTGTCATTCAATGAGATCGTTGCGCGCGAACGAGCGGTCGCGTCGCCCGCACGCGCGGCATGA
- the rplQ gene encoding 50S ribosomal protein L17, whose protein sequence is MRHRVGGRKLQRTSAHRIALFRNMSAALIKHEQITTTVAKAKELRPYIEKLITLGKKGGLSNRRLAHARLLDDAQLVKLFDVLATRYADRNGGYTRVIKAGIRASDASPMAIIEFVDRDVSAKGQDSGPVMNDDEDYDTAA, encoded by the coding sequence ATGCGCCATCGTGTAGGCGGTCGTAAGCTGCAGCGTACTTCGGCACATCGCATCGCGTTGTTCCGCAACATGTCTGCGGCACTCATCAAGCATGAGCAGATCACCACCACCGTCGCCAAGGCGAAGGAATTGCGTCCTTACATCGAAAAGCTGATCACGCTGGGCAAGAAGGGCGGCCTTTCGAACCGCCGTCTCGCGCATGCGCGGTTGCTTGACGATGCGCAGCTGGTGAAGTTGTTCGACGTGCTGGCCACGCGCTATGCCGATCGGAACGGCGGCTACACCCGCGTCATCAAAGCAGGTATCCGCGCGTCGGACGCCTCGCCGATGGCGATCATCGAGTTCGTCGATCGCGACGTCTCGGCGAAGGGCCAGGATTCGGGCCCGGTGATGAACGACGACGAGGATTACGACACCGCCGCCTGA
- a CDS encoding DNA-directed RNA polymerase subunit alpha has product MSVNAKNWQELKKPNQLEKKSGDGKRKATFIAEPLERGFGLTLGNALRRVLLSSLQGAAVTSIKIENVLHEFSSLAGVREDVTDIVLNVKQIAIRMQGEGPKRLQLSATGPAEVKAGDIAVSGDIEVMNPELVICHLDEGATFNMELTADVGKGYVAAVNNRPADAPIGLIPVDALYSPVRQVSYKVDPTRVGQDLDYDKLTLTIETDGTVTPEDAVGYAGRILQDQLALFVHFDDSSVTRSAPIGVAAPAATGGEAPSDTAQINRYLLKKVDELELSVRSANCLKNDNIIYIGDLVGKTEAEMLRTPNFGRKSLNEIKEVLSSMGLRLGMEIPGWPPENIEEVAKKLEQEIMG; this is encoded by the coding sequence TTGTCTGTCAACGCAAAGAACTGGCAAGAACTGAAGAAGCCCAACCAGCTCGAAAAGAAGAGCGGTGACGGCAAGCGCAAGGCGACGTTCATCGCCGAACCGCTGGAGCGCGGCTTCGGCCTGACGCTCGGCAATGCGCTGCGTCGTGTGTTGCTGTCCTCGCTGCAAGGCGCGGCGGTGACGTCGATCAAGATCGAGAACGTGCTCCACGAGTTCAGCTCGCTGGCTGGCGTTCGCGAGGACGTGACCGACATCGTCCTGAACGTGAAGCAGATTGCGATCCGCATGCAGGGCGAAGGCCCGAAGCGGCTCCAGCTGTCCGCGACCGGGCCGGCCGAGGTCAAGGCAGGCGACATCGCAGTGTCGGGCGACATCGAAGTGATGAACCCCGAGCTGGTCATCTGCCACCTCGACGAGGGCGCGACGTTCAACATGGAACTGACCGCCGACGTCGGTAAGGGCTATGTCGCGGCGGTCAACAACCGTCCGGCGGATGCGCCGATCGGGCTGATCCCGGTCGACGCGCTGTACTCGCCGGTGCGCCAGGTGTCGTACAAGGTCGATCCGACCCGTGTCGGGCAGGACCTGGACTACGACAAGCTGACGCTGACGATCGAGACCGACGGAACGGTCACCCCGGAAGACGCGGTGGGCTATGCCGGCCGCATCCTTCAGGACCAGCTGGCGCTGTTCGTGCACTTCGATGATTCGTCGGTGACGCGTTCGGCACCGATCGGCGTAGCCGCTCCGGCGGCGACCGGTGGCGAGGCGCCCAGCGATACCGCGCAGATCAACCGCTACCTGCTCAAGAAGGTCGACGAGTTGGAACTGTCGGTCCGTTCGGCGAACTGCCTCAAGAACGACAACATCATCTACATCGGCGATCTGGTCGGCAAGACCGAAGCGGAAATGTTGCGGACCCCGAACTTCGGCCGCAAGTCGCTCAACGAGATCAAGGAAGTACTGTCCTCGATGGGGCTGCGGCTCGGGATGGAAATCCCTGGCTGGCCGCCCGAGAACATCGAGGAAGTCGCCAAGAAGCTCGAGCAGGAAATCATGGGCTGA
- the rpsK gene encoding 30S ribosomal protein S11: MAQAPQRVRRRERKNITAGVAHVNASFNNTMITITDAQGNAISWSSAGMMGFKGSRKSTPYAAQVAAEDAGKKAAEHGVRTIEVEVKGPGSGRESALRALQAVGFQITSIRDVTSIPHNGVRPSKRRRV, encoded by the coding sequence ATGGCACAGGCACCGCAGCGCGTTCGTCGGCGCGAGCGCAAGAACATCACCGCAGGCGTCGCTCACGTGAACGCCAGCTTCAACAACACCATGATCACCATCACCGACGCGCAGGGCAATGCGATCAGCTGGTCCTCGGCCGGGATGATGGGGTTCAAGGGCAGCCGGAAGTCGACGCCTTACGCCGCACAGGTCGCGGCCGAAGACGCTGGCAAGAAGGCCGCCGAGCACGGCGTTCGCACGATCGAGGTCGAGGTCAAGGGCCCGGGTTCGGGTCGTGAGTCGGCGCTGCGCGCGCTGCAGGCGGTCGGTTTCCAGATCACGTCGATCCGCGACGTGACCTCGATCCCGCACAACGGCGTCCGCCCGTCCAAGCGCCGTCGCGTCTAA
- the rpsM gene encoding 30S ribosomal protein S13 → MARIAGVNIPTNKRVLIALTYIHGIGPAKALEITTKLNIAADRRVQDLSDQEVLQIREAIDADHTVEGDLRRETAMNIKRLMDLACYRGLRHRKGLPVRGQRTHTNARTRKGKAKPIAGKKK, encoded by the coding sequence ATGGCACGTATCGCGGGTGTCAACATCCCGACCAACAAGCGCGTTCTGATCGCGCTGACCTACATCCACGGCATCGGTCCGGCCAAGGCGCTGGAAATCACCACGAAGCTGAACATCGCTGCCGATCGTCGCGTGCAGGACCTGAGCGATCAGGAAGTGCTGCAGATCCGCGAGGCGATCGACGCCGACCACACCGTCGAGGGTGATCTTCGTCGCGAGACTGCGATGAACATCAAGCGCCTGATGGACCTTGCCTGCTACCGTGGCCTGCGTCACCGCAAGGGCCTGCCGGTCCGCGGTCAGCGGACGCACACCAACGCGCGCACCCGCAAGGGCAAGGCAAAGCCGATCGCGGGCAAGAAGAAGTAA
- a CDS encoding adenylate kinase, which translates to MNIILLGPPGAGKGTQAQRLVEAHGLVQLSTGDMLRAAVKAGTPVGLQAKAVMEAGELVSDAIVSALIGERLDAGTASGAIFDGYPRTAAQADALDLLLDERGQRLDAVIELEVNEDALVERIVGRFTCANCGAGYHDTFKQPKVEGACDVCGAHEFKRRPDDNEQTVRTRMAEYRAKTAPIIPIYEARGLVSRVDGMGQIDSVTAQIESILAAVPVA; encoded by the coding sequence GTGAACATCATTCTGCTGGGGCCGCCGGGGGCGGGCAAGGGAACCCAGGCGCAGCGATTGGTCGAGGCCCACGGGCTGGTGCAATTGTCGACCGGCGACATGCTGCGCGCGGCGGTGAAGGCGGGCACCCCGGTGGGGTTGCAGGCCAAGGCGGTGATGGAAGCGGGCGAATTGGTCAGCGATGCGATCGTCTCGGCGTTGATCGGAGAGCGGCTCGACGCCGGCACGGCGAGCGGCGCGATCTTCGACGGCTATCCGCGCACTGCTGCGCAAGCCGACGCACTTGACCTGTTGCTCGACGAGCGCGGGCAGCGGCTGGATGCGGTGATCGAGCTCGAGGTCAATGAGGACGCGTTGGTCGAGCGGATCGTCGGGCGCTTTACCTGCGCGAATTGCGGGGCCGGTTATCACGACACCTTCAAGCAGCCCAAGGTCGAGGGCGCCTGCGATGTGTGCGGTGCGCACGAGTTCAAGCGTCGTCCCGACGACAATGAACAGACGGTGCGTACGCGGATGGCCGAATATCGCGCCAAGACCGCGCCGATCATTCCTATCTACGAGGCGCGCGGGCTGGTGTCGCGTGTCGATGGTATGGGGCAGATCGACTCGGTGACCGCGCAGATCGAGTCGATCCTCGCAGCAGTGCCCGTCGCGTAG